The Campylobacter concisus sequence GTACCAGTTGATTGTACGCAAATTTTTGAAGCTAGAAAAGAAGAAATTTCAAAGGAACTTGAGATCATAGATGAGCAGCGCCAAGCTTTAGAAGTATTTCGTGCAAGCTCGGCAGCAGCCTATGAAGAAAATAATAAAAAGCTTGCCAAAAAAGAAGCGGACCTAAATGCAACAATGAAAGTGATCGAGCAAAAACGTAAAGAGATCGATGAAGTGGTCGCCAAAAATGAAAAAATTTTAAAAGAACTTCGCACAATGACTAGTGATAAAGTCAATGAGTCGTATTCTAAGATGAAAGATGGTGTGGCAGCTGAGGTGCTCTCTAAAATGCCTAGATCAAACGCAGCCACCATACTTTATGCCCTTGATGCCAAAAAGATATCTACTATCATGGCAAAAATGGATCCAAAAGTAGCATCTGAGATCACCACTTTGCTTCAAAAAGGGCCACCATTTGCTGATGAAAAAGGCGATATGCCAACTCCAGCCGGTAGCATAAATATACAGTAATAAATTTTTGCACAAGCAAGCAAAATTTTAAAGAATTTAGACACCAAACATAAAGCTCTATGCTTATAAATTTTTAATTTTAAGCTCGCCTAACTTTAGCTTGTATACTTTTGTGGTAGCTATTTTTTAACCAAACTTGCTACGACCCCAACTCCAAGGATGGCTAGAATGATAAAAAGGCTAATTTGTGCAGAAATTTCAAAACCATGATGAAAGATATGAGAGGTCGCATTTATAGCTAGCTTTGCTGCGATAAAAAATAAAAGCACTATCACAGAAATTTCTAAATACTTTAAAAAATTTTTGAGTGCTTCAAGCACAAAATAAAGCGTTCTTAGCCCAAGTATCGCAAATATCATCGCTGAATAAACAATCACAGGATCTTTGCTCACAGCAATGACAGCTGGAACGCTATCAAAAGCAAATATCACATCGCTTAGCTCAATCACGCAAAGACACAAGAATAATGGTGTTGCTATCCAAGTAGCTTTTAGCCTTAAAATCTGATCGTTAAGAGTAGTTTTTTGACTATCTGAAATTTGCTTAGAAATTTCGCTAAATCTAACAAAAAAACTATGTCCAAAAAGCTGTGGTAAAACCGGAAAGAAGCGGTAAACTGCCCTATAAGCTATGTGGTTTGAATAATCTTTTATATCCTCATCACACTTATCTTTTTTTATCATCATTACAGCACTATATGCGACTATTGCTGCAAATATTAGCTCCATCCAAGGCGAGATGGCAAAAAGCATCGTACCTACGGCTACAAAGATGAGTCTAAATACCATAGCTCCTATAACGCCAAAATAAAGCACTCTGTGGCGATAAATTTCAGGTATATTAAACCATGAAAAAATCGCCATCATCACAAAAAGATTATCTACCGAGAGCGACTTTTCTAGCGCATATCCTGCAAAATAAAGGCTTGCTATTTCGCTGCCTAGCTCAAAATATAGATATATGCCAAAAAGTACCGAAACTCCTATCCAAAAGATAGACCAAATACCGGCTTGTTTTAGTGAAATTTTCTCATCATGTTTATGAGCAAAAAGATCTATTCCAAAGGCAAGTGATGCCATTATAAGAAAAACTATAATTGTTTGAATTTCTGACGTGTTCAACTTTTATCCTTAAAATTTTAGCAAGGCATCATCAAGACTTCTACTATCTCGCCTTTTTTAAGAATTTCTTTATCCATCGGAATCATTAAAAGTGCAGCCTTGTTTGTCAAGTTATTTACGATCGCTGAACTGCCAAGCTTTTTGCCATTTAGATTTACAAAATTTTTTCCTTCACGATTTTCTAAATTTACAGCCGTAAATTCTAAAAATGGTGAGCGTTTTTTATAGTCTTCGTCCATTATAGCCGTGATCTTTGGCTCTTCTTGACCAAACCACGCATTTATTAAGACCCTTACGTAAAGCACACACATAACCATTGCCGAGTACGGAAATCCTGGCAGTGCAAAGATATATTTATCGCCTGACTTTGCCACTCTGATGTGACGGCCCGGTTTTATCGCAGCACCCTCGATGATAAGGCTAAAATTTTCATTTAAAGCGCCTTTTACAAAGTCATAGTCCCCCATGCTTATGCCACCAGTCGTCACTAATATATCAGCTGATTTTAGTGCGTTTATGATCGCTTTTTCGACAAGTTCAGCCTTATCTCTTACGATCTCGCAAAGGATCGGCTCCGCACCCATTTTGCGTATCTGCATAGCGATGCCTACGTGATTTGAGCTGTGAATTTGTGCTGGATTTTCTAATGGCTCGCCAAGGTCTTTTATCTCGCTACCAGTTGCTAGTATCGCCACTCTTGGGCGTATGAAAACGCTTACGTGAAAGACACCAAGCTCAGCAAGAAGTGCTATCTCAGCGTAGCTTAGACGAGTGCCTTTTTTGATCAAAATTTCACCTTTTTTGTAGCTTTCCCCCACTTCGCGCACAGCAAAGCCCTTTGGCACACTCTTTTTGATGATTATTTTTGATCCGACAACCTCGACATTTTCTACCGGTACAAGAGTATCAGTACCTTCGCTCATTAGTGAGCCAGTAAAAGTTTTTACACATTTACTACCCTCTATGACTAATCCTTTGTCGCTTCCAGCAGGCAGGTCTGTGATGAGCTCAAGCTCGCTTAGACCATCTTTAAAGGCAAAAGCGTATCCATCCATCGCTGAAACCGGCTTTGCTGGGTAATTTTCAGCGGCTGTCACGTCGTAGGAGATATTTCTATCAAGTGCGTCCGTGATGGCTACTTTTTCGACCTTTTCCCACGCATTGATTGTATCTTTTAGAATTTTTAGGCTATCTGCGTAACTCATAAAATCTTTCATTTTTATCCTTTTTATGAAATTTTTGCATATTCTATCCATTTCGCTCTTAAAAAATTAATCTTTGTTTTATTTAATGATTATTAAAATGCCATTTAAGAAATCAGTTTGATTTTACCCTATACATAGGAAAATTCATGAATAAAACAGTGCTTTACATTATCGCAGGTGCAAGCCTTGGCATTCTTGGCCCAGTGCTTGTTTATTTTGGCAATCCAGCAAACATGGGCGTTTGTGCGGCTTGCTTTTTAAGGGATAGCGTAGGTGCTCTTGGCTTTCACCAAGCCAAGGTCGTGCAGTATCTAAGGCCTGAAATTTTAGGTCTTATCATCGGAGGCTTTCTAGCAAGTATGCTTTGGAGTAGAAATTTCACTCCAGTATCAGGCAGTGCGGCATTTTCTAGATTTTTCTTAGGCGTGTTTGCTATGATTGGTTGCCTTATCTTTTTGGGCTGCCCATGGAGAGCATTTTTACGTCTTGGCGGAGGAGATATGACCGCTATTGCTGGTCTTGTCGGTCTATTTGCTGGCGTTTTTGTTGGACGATTTTTCAAGAAAAATGGTTACGTCATACCTGAAAATGATGCCACTACAAAACCAGTTGCGTTTTTGCCATTAATCATTGCTATTTTGCTTTTAATAGCCCTTGTTTTTGGTTTAAAACTTGGCGATAATGGTGCTTTATTTAGCTCAGAAAAAGGTCCAGGCTCACAGCACGCAAATATCTTTATCTCACTTATTTGCGCCATTGTTATTGGCATTTTTATGCAAAGAAGTAAATTTTGCTCGGTTGGTGCGATTAGCAAAGTTTTTGAGCGTGATCTTTCAATGTTTTATGGCATTGTATCTATCATCGTTTTTGCAAGTATCACAAATTTAGCTCTTGGACAATATAAATTTGGCTTTGAAGCTCAACCTATCGCTCATAATGACGTCCTTTGGAATTTTCTTGGCATGAGCTTGGCTGGTCTTTGCTTTAGCCTAAGTTATGGCTGCCCAGGCAAACATTTAGTGCAAATGGGAGCTGGAAATTTAAGCTCGGCTGTATTTGTCTTAGGCATGGGAGCAGGCGCTGCGATAAGCCATAACTTCATACTTGCAAGCTCAGGAGCTGGCATCACTCCTTACGCTCCATATGCCGTAGCGATCGGCTTTATCTATGCTATTTATGTCGGAGTTTTTACTAAAAAAGCATAATACAAATTTGGCTGCCTTTGCAGTCAAATTTACTCACTTTTTATATCTATCACCTCATCAAAAAGTCCAAAAAGCTCACATTGATGTGTGATCATTGAAATACTAGCCTTAATCTTAAAATTTTTTAGCAGCAATAGTAATTGCATTTTGTTTTAAGATATGGCAAACGATAATTCTAAATCGAACTAAATTTTAACAATAAATTAGCAAAGTTTAATAAGTATCAATATAAAGTAAATATTTTAAGCTATTTTGATATAGAATATCGATTTTAATTTTATCTAAAGGAATTCTATGAAATTTAGCATACTTGCTTCATCACTGATCTTTAGCTCGCTGTGGGCTTTAGATACAAATAACAGTGATTATTCAGTTGTTTTACCAACTATCGAGGTGGAAGGTATCTCGGAGCAAAATACCCTAAAAGGTTATATCGCGTATGATAGTGCGGATATCAATAGAAATGGACTCAGTAACAAAGAGACGCCACAAACTATCGAAAATATAGATATACAAAAGAACAGAAGCTACGGCACAAATGATCTCTCAAGTATCCTAGAAGGAAATGCTGGTATTGATGCAGGCTATGATATGAGAGGCGAGAGCATCAAGATAAGAGGCTTTAGTGTTGATGGTGGCGATATATATAGAGATGGTGTTAGAGATTCTGGCCAGATAAGACGCAGTACAGCAAATGTTGAGAGAGTTGAAATTTTAAAAGGACCAGCTTCGATCTTATATGGAAGAAGCGATGGCGGTGCGGTTGTAAATCTAGTTAGTAAGAAGGCAAATTTTATGCCTGTTTATAAGCTCTCAGGAAGAGTTGGCAGCTGGAGTAGATATGGTGGTGGTATCGATATAAATCACGTAGTAAATAATCAATTAGCTGCAAGATTAACGACTGATATGGAGCGTGGAAAATCATGGAGAGAGGGCGTAAAATATAAAAATTTTATGGTAAGTCCAAGCATTATTGTGACAAATGATGGCGGAACGGTAAGCTTTGAGGCGCAATACACATATGATAATGCTTGGCGTGTACCTGATAGAATGCCAACAAAAAGTGTCTATGACAAGCTTGGTATCGACTATACAAAGGGATTTTCTCATGATGGAGACTTTGTTGAAGACAAGCTTCATTTCTTTCGTACCGAGCTAAATGCAGAGTTAATAAAGGATATGAATTTAAAATGGGTTTTTGGTTATAGAAAAGCTAGTCAAAATTTTGACCATTATTTTAGTGGCACCATAATGCCTGGAAATAGACTAAAGCAAAACTATGCTAAACAACAAACTGATAATGACACACTCTCAAATGCTATAACACTTACAAAGGAGCTTGAATTTACAAGATTTAAGCATAATCTTACTTTTGGATATGACAACAGCGTAGAAACTCGCCATCCAAGGCTTTGGTTTGATAGTGCAAAAAATGTAACTATAAATCCATATGCATCAAGATCAAGTTGGGGTAGTGTTGGCTACATACCACTTAATACTGATAATAAGCATAAAGCCATAAATAATGGAGTATTTCTCGAGGATCTAATAAGCTTAGACGACAAATATAGGCTACTGATTGGTGGAAGGCTTGACTTTTATAAGTTTAAAACAAGAAATATTGCAGATATGACAAATAGCTACAAAGGGCACTCTTTTAGTCCAAGAGTAGGCTTACTGTGGGACTTTTTTCCAGAACATACCGCATACGCCTCATACTCAAAGAGCTTTGCACCTTATGGTGGTCGCGGGAATATAGGTATAAGTATAGGCGATACAACGATGCTTGATCTAAAACCGCAGAATAATGAGCAATATGAAATCGGCTTAAAAAGCACATGGGCTGATAATAGATTTAGCTCAAACTTAGCGATATTTCAGATCGAGCATAACAATATAAGATATAGACCAGATCCTATAAATGATCCATATACTTGGGCGCAACGTGGTAAAGAGCGAAGTCGTGGTATAGAGCTAAATATCTTGGGTAAAATTTATGAAAATTTATATCTAAGAAGCTCTCTTGGATATATGAGGGCCATTATCGCAAGTGATAAATCAAATCCATTAAACGAAAGACTTAGTCTAAACAATACAACCAACTGGCAGGGCAATGTTTTTTTAAGATATGCTAAAAACGATAAATGGTATGTCGAAAGTGGAGTAACAGGATACTCTAAACGATATAGCTACCGCATAAGTAATGGCAGAGTCATAGACGAACATCTCCTTGGTTTTGCTAGATTTGATGCAAGTGCTGGATATAACTTTAACGAACACGCTCAAATAACACTAGCGATAAATAATATCTTAAATAAAAAATACTGGCGTTCTGATTCAAGACCGGGTGATGAGAGATCGTTTATGCTAAATATGCACTACACTTTTTAACTAAAATTTACACCGCCTTCTCTTTGGCGGTGTAATCTTTTACTGTGTGAAATGAAGTAGGAATTTTAGCCACAAAAAGATGGCTAAAACTGAGTTTATCTTAAAATTTGAATCTTTGCTTTTGCGCGGAGTTTATCAAAATAATCAGCCATAAGTTTTTCTTGCTCACCTTGATAAAGCTCATTTATAACATTATCCTTAACGTCTGCAAAGCTTGGAGTGTATGAGCCGATCTTCTCTTTTACTAAAAACATATCAAAGCTGTCAGGCCCTTGCAAAGGCTGTGTGTAGTCACCGTTATTTGTGCTTGAGATGATCGCAGCAAGCCTTGGATCTATGCTTTGATAGTCCAAACTAACCTCTTGTGTTTGCACGCCGTCTAGCAGCTTCGGACTTGTCTTTTGAGCCTCAAGTAGCTCAGGATCTTTTGCTCTATAAACTACGACTCTAGCGGTGCTAAAGACCTTAAATTTATCAGGATTAGCATCAAAATACATCTTTGCTTTTTGCTCATTTACATTTTTGCCAGCTTCAGCCAAAATGCTTTTATAAAGCTTTTCTTGAAGCATCTTTTTTTCTATGTTGTTTTTAAACTCCAAAAAGTCCATGCCTTGAGCTTGGATAGAGCTTCTAAACTGCGAATTTGTCATACCATTTTGCTTTGCGATTGATTCGATCCTGTCGTTTAGCTCAAATGGTGTTACGCTAATGTTTAAATTTTTTATCTGAGCATCTTCGAGTCTATCTCTTATGAGTAAATTTAAAGCATCTTGTTCGCTAGCTCTTAGCTGCTCTTTTAAGCTATAAACTTCATAAAGCGTGATTGGTTCGTTCTCTACAATAGCTGCGATACCGTTTATCATCTGAGCCGAATATAAATTTAAAGCACTTAGCATGCCAGTAGCCAAAAAGAGCAATTTTTTCATAATAAAACCTTTATTTAAGTATTTAGTAAATATAATTTTGGGCAATTATAACATAAAAATAAGGCACAAAATGATAGTTACTAGATTTGCTCCTTCGCCTACTGGATACCTACATATAGGCGGACTTAGGACAGCCCTTTATAATTATTTATACGCAAGAGCTAATAATGGAAAATTTTTACTTCGCATCGAAGATACTGATTTAAAACGAAACTCAGAAGAGGCCACGCAAGCCATAAAAGAAGCGTTTGCTTGGTGCAAGCTAGATCACGACGGCGAAGTAACATATCAGTCAAAGAGATTTGATCTTTACAAAGAGTATGTTAAAAAATTACTTGAAGAAGGCAAGGCATATAAATGCTATATGAGTAAGGATGAGCTTGAAGAGCTTAGAGCTAGCCAAGAGGCAAGAAAAGAGCGTCCAAAATATGACAACAGATATAGAGATTTTACTGGCACGCCTCCAGCCGGCATCGAGCCAGTCATCCGTATAAAAGCCCCATTAAGTGGCGAAATCGTCATACATGATGGCATAAAGGGCGAGGTTAAATTTAAGGTTGAAGATATCTTAGATGACTTCATCATCGCTAGAAGCGACGGCACACCGACCTATAACTTCACAGTTGTGATAGATGACGCATTAATGGGCGTAACAGACGTCATCCGTGGCGATGATCACCTCTCAAATACCCCAAAACAGATTGTTCTTTACGAAGCACTTGGCTTTAAGGTACCAAAATTTTATCACGTAGCGATGATAAACGGCGAGGACGGCAAAAAGCTTAGCAAGAGGCACGGCGCAACTGACGTTATGGAGTATAAAAAGATGGGTTACTTGCCTGAAGCGCTCTTAAATTTTCTCGTTCGTCTTGGCTGGAGCCACGGCGATGATGAGATTTTTACTATCGAGGATATGCTTAAATACTTCAATCCAAACGATATCAACAAAAGCTCAAGCACCTACAACGCTCAAAAGCTTGACTGGCTAAATTCTCACTACATTAAGACTTTACCTTACGAGAGGCTAGCGCACGATATGCTTGAGTTTGGCGTAGATTTTAAGGCTTTGGTAAAGGGCGAGCTACTGCTAAATTCGCTCCGTGAGAGATCAAAGACACTAATAGAAATGGCAAATAGCGCAAATGCGATCATCAACGCTCCAAAAAGCTACGATGAGAAAGCATGGGCCAAATTTATAAATGAAAATAGCAAAGAAATTTTGGCTAAATTTGCTCAAATTTTAGACCGCGACCTTGACGCGAAGGGCTATGAGGAGCTAACTAATAAATTTTTAGAGCAAAATGGCTTAAAGCTAAAAGACCTAGCTCAGGCTCTAAGAATAGCGCTAACTGGCTCAAGCGTGAGCCCAAGCATCTTTGAAGTGCTTGAAGTAGTGGGCAGTAGCGAGACGAAAAATAGAATACAAAATTTATTAAAGGAAGAAAAATGACACATGTAACTAAAGAAGAAGCATTAAACTACCATATAGGCGGTAAGATCGAGATAAAGGTAAAGACGCCTTGCGAGACGTCAAGAGACCTTTCAATGGCCTATACACCAGGCGTTGCAGAACCTTGCAAAGAGATAGAAGCTGATAATGAACTAGCTTATAAATATACAAATAAAGCAAATCTGGTAGCTGTTATTACCGATGGCACAGCTGTTCTTGGGCTTGGCGACATCGGTGCGATCGCTGGCAAGCCAGTTATGGAAGGAAAGTCAGTTTTATTTAAAAAATTTGCAAACGTAGATGCCTTTGACATCGAGCTAGACGAGCATGATCCAGATAAGATCGTTGAGATTTGCAAGGCCCTTGCTCCGACATTTGGTGGTATAAATTTAGAAGATATCCGTGCTCCAAAGTGCTTTGAGATCGAGAGAAAGCTTCAAGAAGCAGTCGATATCCCAGTCATGCATGACGATCAGCACGGCACGGCGATGATAACAAGTGCTGGCATGATAAATGCGATGGAAATTTCTGGCAAAGATATCTCAAAGATAAAGATCGTAGTTAGTGGCGCAGGTGCAGCTGGTATCGCTTGCGCGAAGATGTATAAAGCGCTTGGTGCAAAACACATCGTGATGATAGATAGTAAAGGCGTCATCCACTCAAAAAGAACAGATCTTACACCTGAAAAGGTAGAGTTCGCGCTTGAAACTGAGGATAGAACTTTGGCTGATGCGATGAGGGGCGCTGATATGTTTTTAGGCCTTTCTAAGCCTGGCGTACTTACAAAAGAGATGGTTGCTTCAATGAATAAAGAGCCTATCATCTTTGCTTTGGCAAACCCAGTGCCTGAAATTTATCCAGAGGATGTTGAGGCTGTAAGAAGTGACGTTATGATGGGCACAGGCAGAAGCGACTATCCTAACCAAGTAAATAACGTTTTGGGCTTTCCTTTTATCTTTAGAGGTGCGCTTGATGTTAGAGCTAAAAAGATCACTGAAAATATGAAAATGGCAGCAGCTAAAGCGCTTGCACAGCTTGCAAAAGAGCCAGTGCCAGCTGAAGTTTTAAAAGCAAGTGGCGTTAGCGAGCTAAAATTTGGCAAAGAGTACATCATCCCAAAACCATTTGACAAGCGCGTACTAACAGCGGTCGCTCCAGCAGTTGCAAAAGCTGCAGTTGAAGATGGCGTAGCTAGAGTAAAAGATTTTGATGTTGAGGCTTATAGAGCCAAACTTGCAAAAGGATTTTAAAATTTAGCCCAAATTTTGGGCTAAACTCTTTTGGCATTTTGTAAAGATAAACCCTGTAAAAACAGTAAATTTAAGGATAAAAAATGCAAAACGTTAAACTCATCTCGCACCCACTGATCGAGCATAAATTAACTATTCTACGTGATAAAAACACCCAACCTTTTCAGTTTCGCATGCTAGTTGATGAGATCAGCTATCTTATGATCTTTGAGGCGACTAGAAATTTAAAAGTAAAAGATGTCAAAGTCCAAACTCCAGTTGCGGTGGCAGATGCAAAGAGGCTTACTACAAAAGTGATGATATGCCCCATCTTAAGGGCTGCTCTTGGTATGCTTGATAGCGTTTTTACCATCATTCCAGATTCAAGTGTGGGCTTTTTGGGTTTTCAGCGAAACGAAGAGACAGCACAGGCTGAGTTTTTCTACGCAAAGCTTCCAAAAGACGCAAAAGAGCGCATGGCGATTATCATCGATCCTATGTTTGCAACTGGTGGCACGGCGATAGATGCGGTCAAATTCTTGCGTGAAAAGGGCGTTAAGGAGATCAAATTTATCTCTATCATCTCTGCTCCTGAGGGGCTAAAGAGATTTAGTGAAATTTACCCAGACGTTGAGGTCTATACAGCATCGATTGATGAAAAGCTAAATGAGAAAAACTACATCGTACCAGGTCTTGGTGATGCTGGCGATAGAGTTTTTAACACGCTTTAAGGGCAAAATTTGAATAAAAGACTTTTGCCAGCCTTAGTTGCCTTTGTCATTGCTATCATCGTTGGCACCTTCTTTTTTTCAAAAGAGGGCGGCGAAGCAAACAAAAACGCTCAAATTTTACTTGAGCAGCTAAACAAAGAGGGACAAAGGAGCCAAAGTCTTGCAGAAAATGGCTCATACACCTCAAAAGATGAGGTTGCTCTTTATATCTATAAATTTAACAAACTGCCAAAAAATTTCATAACCAAAAAAGAGGCACTTGAACTTGGCTGGGACGCAAAAAGCGGAAATTTATGGCAGATAAGCGGTGGCAAAAGTATCGGCGGAGATAGATTTTCAAACAGAGAAAAGAGGCTGCCAGAAGCTGATGGTAGAAAGTGGTTTGAGTGCGATGTGAATTATAATGGCGGCAGGCGCGGCGCTGAGAGAATTTTATACTCAAACGACGGCCTTATCTACTACACGCCCGATCACTACGAGCATTTTTATCTGCTTTATGAAAAGAGGATGCAATGAAAATCGTGATCTTGGATGCTAAAAAGATGCTCGAAAAAGAGAAGATGCATGAGTATTTTGCTAATAAATTTGACTTACCAGAGTACTACGGCAAAAATTTAGACGCGCTCTTTGACTGTCTTTGCGAGATAAATGAGCCAACGCTTATAAAGCTAAAAAATGAAAGTGCTTTGGATAGTGCCACAAACGTGAGCTTGATTCGGCTATTTTGCGATGTTTGCAACGAAAATGAGCTAGTTAAATTTGAGCTTGTAAAAGATGAAAAATGATATTTGGAAAGATTGATTATCTAAATTTACTCCCATTTCACGTATTTTTAAAATCAGCTCCACTAAGTTCTCAGATAAAAAAGGCGATCGAGTTTAAAAAGGGTGTGCCAAGCAAGTTAAATAGGGCGCTAAATGCCAGAAAAATCGATGCTGCGGTGATCTCAAGCATAGCTAGCAAAAAGGCAAATTTAAAGAAGCTAAATTTTGGAATAGTCGCCAAAAAAGATGTAAAAAGCGTGCTTGTGCGCAAGAACTCAGCCTCAAAGCCAGATCCTGCCTCAGCCAGCTCAAACGCCCTAGCCAAGGTGCTTAAGCTAAATGGCGAGGTGATCATAGGCGACAGGGCGCTAAAGGCATACTTAAGAGAGGGTAAAGAGTGCTTTTACGACCTTGGTAAAATTTGGTACGAAAAGACAAATTTGCCATTTGTTTTTGGTAGATTTTCTTACGTAAAAAATGGCTCGTTTTACAAAAAACTGGTCGCAAAATTTCTACAAAAAAATGTAAAGATCCCAAACTATATCTTAGCCCAGTATGCCAAAAGCCGCGACATAAGCGAGCAAGATATCAAGTGGTATCTTAAATTTATAAGCTACAAAATAGGTCCAAAAGAGCAAAAATCACTTCGAAAATTTTTTAAAGAAAATAGATTATTAAAAGCAGCAAAAAAGAATTAAATTTTTATAGCTTCTTAGCAGTTGCCAAGAAGCTATAAAATTTAGTGGCGCATATGCATATTAGTTGAGTTATCATAGCTCATATTTTGCATCATTATCTTTTGGTGATCATGCATCGGCATATCTGCTGGCATGTTCATTGGTATATTCATCTGCATATTCATCGCGCCCTCATTAGCCTTGTAGCCTGTTGTGGTAGGATCAATCATGCTAAATATCATAGCGACGTGTCCGACAATCAAAAAGAAGATGAGCAGGCAAAAGTGAAGCTTTAGTTTTGCTCTTTCGTTTGCGCTTTTATAGATCAAATTTAGCTCTAAAAGTGCGATGCCAAGAAGCGGGATGACGCCGATAAGATAA is a genomic window containing:
- a CDS encoding DUF6803 family protein, coding for MFYLIGVIPLLGIALLELNLIYKSANERAKLKLHFCLLIFFLIVGHVAMIFSMIDPTTTGYKANEGAMNMQMNIPMNMPADMPMHDHQKIMMQNMSYDNSTNMHMRH
- a CDS encoding ribonuclease domain-containing protein — encoded protein: MNKRLLPALVAFVIAIIVGTFFFSKEGGEANKNAQILLEQLNKEGQRSQSLAENGSYTSKDEVALYIYKFNKLPKNFITKKEALELGWDAKSGNLWQISGGKSIGGDRFSNREKRLPEADGRKWFECDVNYNGGRRGAERILYSNDGLIYYTPDHYEHFYLLYEKRMQ
- a CDS encoding barstar family protein; the protein is MKIVILDAKKMLEKEKMHEYFANKFDLPEYYGKNLDALFDCLCEINEPTLIKLKNESALDSATNVSLIRLFCDVCNENELVKFELVKDEK
- a CDS encoding malic enzyme-like NAD(P)-binding protein, whose translation is MTHVTKEEALNYHIGGKIEIKVKTPCETSRDLSMAYTPGVAEPCKEIEADNELAYKYTNKANLVAVITDGTAVLGLGDIGAIAGKPVMEGKSVLFKKFANVDAFDIELDEHDPDKIVEICKALAPTFGGINLEDIRAPKCFEIERKLQEAVDIPVMHDDQHGTAMITSAGMINAMEISGKDISKIKIVVSGAGAAGIACAKMYKALGAKHIVMIDSKGVIHSKRTDLTPEKVEFALETEDRTLADAMRGADMFLGLSKPGVLTKEMVASMNKEPIIFALANPVPEIYPEDVEAVRSDVMMGTGRSDYPNQVNNVLGFPFIFRGALDVRAKKITENMKMAAAKALAQLAKEPVPAEVLKASGVSELKFGKEYIIPKPFDKRVLTAVAPAVAKAAVEDGVARVKDFDVEAYRAKLAKGF
- a CDS encoding MqnA/MqnD/SBP family protein; the encoded protein is MIFGKIDYLNLLPFHVFLKSAPLSSQIKKAIEFKKGVPSKLNRALNARKIDAAVISSIASKKANLKKLNFGIVAKKDVKSVLVRKNSASKPDPASASSNALAKVLKLNGEVIIGDRALKAYLREGKECFYDLGKIWYEKTNLPFVFGRFSYVKNGSFYKKLVAKFLQKNVKIPNYILAQYAKSRDISEQDIKWYLKFISYKIGPKEQKSLRKFFKENRLLKAAKKN
- the upp gene encoding uracil phosphoribosyltransferase, producing MQNVKLISHPLIEHKLTILRDKNTQPFQFRMLVDEISYLMIFEATRNLKVKDVKVQTPVAVADAKRLTTKVMICPILRAALGMLDSVFTIIPDSSVGFLGFQRNEETAQAEFFYAKLPKDAKERMAIIIDPMFATGGTAIDAVKFLREKGVKEIKFISIISAPEGLKRFSEIYPDVEVYTASIDEKLNEKNYIVPGLGDAGDRVFNTL